The Daphnia pulex isolate KAP4 chromosome 3, ASM2113471v1 genome includes a region encoding these proteins:
- the LOC124190782 gene encoding serine/threonine-protein kinase/endoribonuclease IRE1-like, with amino-acid sequence MASNTQGEEALQGLDHSNVIKLFHAESDANFRYYYLELCNASLEKLFLKDGHKNKYRGPMPPSLTALYQLAVGLEYIHKMGLVHRDLKPENVLIWQDPRKGNVLLKWADFGLCKQVNERGSYSMSGVRGTFDWLAPEILNLFNDEELSQSESETTSTVKRGTIQSDVFSEGLVFGYFLLDGRHLFGLRHQIHTHILDNKPVNLDKIQSQCARDLILKMLRENIVERITSSEVAEFLKKIKSQFETQLFALCSRDSYPSLEEVTHFLQEGVDFNCTDEEGMSPLHYLANRKYNGQNNLLEILQLLIQHGIDVNCKNNDGLNALFFLCRYYQKENVIEIIQLLIQHGIDINCKNNDGSNVLTLLRIYYRHFNLNEIIELLIQHRMDRGRQL; translated from the exons ATGGCAAGCAACAcacaaggagaagaagcgtTGCAGGGACTTGATCACTCGAATGTAATCAAATTGTTTCACGCCGAGAGTGACGCAAATTtcag ATATTATTATCTTGAATTGTGCAACGCttctttggaaaaattatttttgaaagacgGGCACAAGAATAAATACCGTGGGCCGATGCCCCCATCGCTAACGGCCCTTTATCAATTAGCTGTCGGATTGGAGTATATTCACAAAATGGGACTGGTGCATCGCGACCTCAAACCCGAAAACGTCCTCATCTGGCAAGATCCCAGAAAAGGAAACGTTTTATTGAAATGGGCTGATTTTGGACTGTGCAAACAAGTGAATGAGCGAGGGTCTTACTCTATGAGCGGAGTCAGAGGCACCTTTGACTGGTTAGCACCTGAAATTCTGAACTTATTTAATGACGAAGAATTGAGCCAGTCTGAAAGTGAAACAACATCAACAGTTAAACGAGGAACTATCCAAAGCGATGTGTTTTCAGAAGGACTCGTCTTCGGCTACTTCCTACTAGATGGCCGTCATCTTTTCGGTTTGCGTCATCAAATTCACACCCACATACTTGATAATAAACCAGTTAATCTGGATA aaatacaatcACAATGTGCTCGTGACCTAATCCTGAAAATGCTAAGGGAAAATATCGTGGAGAGAATAACATCGTCAGAAGTTGCagaatttctcaaaaaaattaaa aGTCAATTTGAAACTCAGTTGTTCGCCCTATGTTCGCGTGATAGCTATCCAAGTTTGGAAGAAGTAACACATTTTCTACAAGAAGGTGTGGATTTCAATTGCACGGACGAAGAAGGAATGTCACCCCTTCATTATTTGGCAAACAGAAAATACAACggacaaaataatttactggAAATACttcaacttttaattcaaCACGGAATCGATGTCAATTGCAAGAACAACGACGGATTgaatgctctttttttcttatgtcgttattatcaaaaagaaaatgtaattgaaatcattcaacttttaattcaaCATGGAATCGACATTAATTGCAAGAACAACGACGGATCGAATGTCCTAACTTTGTTACGTATTTATTATCgacatttcaatttaaatgaaataattgaattgttaATTCAACATAGGATGGACCGTGGACGACAATTATAG
- the LOC124190780 gene encoding poly [ADP-ribose] polymerase tankyrase-2-like — protein MSKMLKIFDLKNKLGEGRYGIVCKGSWDGKTVAIKRIQLDQCCNQEEEAMKKLDHPNVVKFFHAESDENFRYYCLELCDGSLEQLLSKDKDPEKFLNAHPMPIQLLNIYQLATGLEYIHKQGLIHRDLKPENVLIKETLMKWADFGLSKQVNERGTCSMSGIKGTREWLAPELLKLLVTEEEITQRGTIKSDVFSEGLVFGYYLSNGLHPFGSRDKIYSNILENKPINLDKCQLCAFDIIKRMLEGKPEDRINSSDVVELLSEKFWEVGRRDRKDTYPTLKDVESYLEMGVGVFFFDFIGWTPLINLNKKEDGNNNLVEIVRHFLKNGVNLSLFFFGVRLNILHLFCHMYQNENLIEIIQLLIQHGIDVNFKNKDGWNALLFLCRHYQKENLVEIIQLLIQHGIDVNCKNNYGENALTLLCVNYQNENLIEIIQLLIQHGIDINYKNNSGDNALTSLGGIYLKENLIEIIQLLIQHGIDVNCKDSNGYNILTLLSHYYQNENIKEIIKILIQNGIDVNCKTNVGWNALLFLCRRYQNENLFEIIQLLIQHGLDINCKDDGLNALLFLCSYYQKENLIEIIQLLIHHGIDVNCKDNNGWDAISILIFYYKKKNLIEIIRLLFEHGFDTKAHSIPDHVLLELYKNHEDDNLIEILQLLLEHGLEVDCKDSDGSNALQTVFRYYKKENLIEIIILFVRHGIDVNWKDRMGRNALCHLFQYYKEENIVEIVQLLIEKGIEVNYQDLWKNNALHYLCTFYQEDKLIDLIRLLIRHGIDVNCNGRFGRRALDILCQFYHKENLVDIVQIFLQHEMEVDGKEDWERNQKFYGLWPYREKDYSDFKKCMHSLCQSDQKQYLNYIIRLHIECCCDVTPYTLTYIAYNKTKEKRHEILQCIVERSTTESTKKYWIQSMTEGYRF, from the exons ATgtcgaaaatgttgaagatTTTCGAtctcaaaaacaaattagggGAGGGGCGTTATGGTATCGTTTGCAAGGGATCCTGGGATGGAAAAACAGTGGCCATCAAGCGAATTCAACTAGATCAGTGCTgcaaccaagaagaagaagccatgAAAAAACTCGATCATCCGAATGtcgtaaaattttttcacgCCGAGAGTGACGAGAATTTCAG ATATTACTGTCTTGAATTGTGTGATGGCTCGTTGGAACAACTGTTATCTAAAGACAAGGACCCAGAAAAATTCTTAAACGCTCACCCAATGCCCATACAATTACTTAACATTTACCAATTAGCTACTGGCCTGGAATACATTCACAAACAGGGACTGATCCACCGTGATCTCAAGCCGGAAAACGTTCTAATTAAAGAAACTCTGATGAAATGGGCTGATTTCGGACTGAGTAAACAAGTGAATGAAAGAGGGACTTGTTCTATGAGTGGAATCAAGGGGACAAGGGAATGGTTAGCACCAGAATTATTGAAACTACTCGTcaccgaagaagaaataacgcAAAGGGGAACAATCAAGAGCGATGTGTTTTCGGAAGGTCTTGTCTTTGGATATTATCTTTCAAATGGTCTTCATCCGTTCGGTTCTCGTGATAAAATTTACTCCAACATACTTGAAAACAAACCAATTAATCTAGATA AATGTCAACTGTGCGCGTTTGACATAATCAAGAGAATGTTAGAAGGGAAGCCGGAAGATCGAATCAATTCGTCAGATGTCGTTGAACTACTCTCTGAAAAG TTTTGGGAGGTTGGTCGCAGAGATCGCAAAGATACCTATCCTACTTTGAAGGATGTTGAATCCTATCTAGAAATGGGTGTCggcgtcttttttttcgattttataGGATGGACTCCCCTAATCAatctgaataaaaaagaggatgGCAATAACAATTTGGTTGAAATAGTGCGACACTTCCTTAAGAATGGCGTCAACCTTAGCCTATTTTTCTTCGGTGTTAGATTAAATATCTTACATTTATTCTGTCATATgtatcaaaacgaaaatttgattgaaataattcaacttttaattcaaCATGGAATCGAcgtcaatttcaaaaacaaggACGGATGGAatgctcttcttttcttatgtcgtcattatcaaaaagaaaatttggttgaaatcattcaacttttaattcaaCATGGAATCGATGTCAATTGCAAAAATAATTACGGAGAAAATGCTCTCACTTTACTGTGCGTAAattatcaaaacgaaaatttaattgaaatcattcaacttttaattcaaCATGGAATCGACATCAATTACAAGAATAACTCTGGAGACAATGCTCTTACATCTTTGGGTGGAATTTATCTAAAAGAGAATTTAATAgaaatcattcaacttttaattcaaCACGGAATCGATGTCAATTGCAAGGACAGCAACGGATACAATATTCTAACTTTATTGTCTCActattatcaaaatgaaaatataaaggaaataattaaaattctaattcAAAATGGAATCGACGTCAATTGCAAAACCAACGTTGGATGGAatgctcttcttttcttatgtcGTCgctatcaaaatgaaaatttatttgaaatcattcaacttttaattcaaCATGGACTCGACATCAATTGCAAGGACGACGGATTGAATGCTCTTCTCTTCTTATGTAGTTattatcaaaaggaaaatttaattgaaatcattcaacttttaattcaTCACGGAATCGACGTCAATTGCAAAGACAACAATGGATGGGATgccatttccattttgattttttattataaaaaaaaaaatttaattgaaataattcgaCTTTTATTTGAACACGGATTTGACACCAAGGCCCATAGTATACCAGATCATGTTCTCCTTGAGTTGTATAAAAATCACGAAGATGacaatttaattgaaattctacAACTTTTGTTAGAACACGGTCTCGAAGTCGATTGCAAAGACTCGGACGGATCTAATGCTCTTCAGACTGTTTTTCGTTactataaaaaagaaaatttaattgaaataattatacTTTTCGTGAGGCATGGAATCGATGTGAATTGGAAGGACCGTATGGGACGCAATGCtctttgccatttgtttcaatattataaagaagaaaatattgttGAAATAGTTCAACTTCTAATTGAAAAAGGAATAGAAGTGAATTACCAAGACCTTTGGAAGAATAATGCCTTGCATTATTTATGCACATTTTATCAAGAAGACAAATTAATTGACTTAATACGACTTTTGATTCGACACGGAATCGACGTCAACTGCAATGGTCGCTTTGGAAGAAGAGCCCTTGATATCTTGTGTCAATTCTAccacaaagaaaatttagttgacattgttcaaatttttcttcagcaTGAAATGGAAGTCGATGGTAAAGAAGACtgggaaagaaatcaaaaattttatgGCTTGTGGCCTTATAGAGAGAAAGATTACAGcgactttaaaaaatgcatGCATTCCTTGTGCCAAAGTGatcaaaaacaatatttaaattatattattcGACTTCATATTGAATGTTGTTGCGATGTGACGCCATATACGTTAACTTACATCGCATATaataagacaaaagaaaaacgacatgAAATTCTGCAATGTATTGTAGAGAGAAGCACTACGGaaagcacaaaaaaatattggatcCAAAGTATGACAGAAGGATATCGTttttaa
- the LOC124189809 gene encoding carbohydrate sulfotransferase 1-like: MASMASLVRKYLVGLVFLIFLLFQQAIIRMATLDGHQQQQPTGVAVVVAAVPTSTPATTTTTESTSSTKRILIVSTWRSGSSFLGQLIASSPGVFYSFELMAKHVPFLFRCHFPDDYIRFINGTNHVKLNRRIWKECRYHELPSLCHQPQMLAQLCASFPVNLIKVVELSVKDLVAFTTNSSSALAGHPVTDRWKIVYLVRDPRGTMASRAKLKWWMANRNCQEPARLCGRIEEDLDLEKHFTAGRDYLLLKFEDLAVNVRSETEKLFRFLQLPVTDLTTAFLDTHTHQSNNQTAEKDPFSTVRQSDTVAFGWKTKLSKKKIAKITNSCAPFLKKMGVIV, encoded by the exons ATGGCGTCGATGGCGTCTCTCGTCAGAAAGTACCTAGTTGGCCTCGTTTTCCTCATCTTTCTGCTCTTCCAACAAGCCATCATCCGCATGGCCACTTTAGATggacaccagcagcagcaaccaacag GAgttgcggtggtggtggcggcagTGCCCACGTCGACGCCAGCCACGACCACAACAACCGAGTCAACATCCAGCACCAAGCGGATTTTGATCGTGTCGACGTGGCGATCGGGATCGTCGTTCCTGGGCCAACTCATCGCCAGTTCGCCCGGCGTTTTCTATTCCTTCGAGCTCATGGCCAAACACGTCCCGTTCCTGTTCCGCTGCCACTTTCCCGACGACTACATCCGGTTCATCAACGGGACCAATCACGTGAAACTCAACCGGCGGATCTGGAAAGAGTGCCGATATCACGAGCTCCCGTCCTTGTGCCACCAACCGCAAATGCTGGCCCAGCTCTGCGCTTCTTTTCCCGTCAATTTGATCAAAGTCGTCGAGTTGTCGGTCAAAGATCTCGTCGCCTTCACCACCAATTCGTCATCGGCTCTTGCCGGCCATCCCGTGACGGACCGTTGGAAAATCGTCTACCTGGTCCGCGATCCTCGCGGCACCATGGCCTCCAGGGCCAAACTAAAATGGTGGATGGCCAATCGGAATTGCCAGGAACCGGCCCGACTCTGTGGCCGCATCGAAGAAGATCTCGACTTGGAAAAGCATTTCACGGCCGGCCGGGATTACCTTCTGCTGAAATTCGAAGATTTGGCCGTCAACGTCCGATCGGAGACGGAGAAACTCTTCCGCTTCCTGCAACTGCCCGTCACGGATCTCACGACGGCCTTTCTCGACACTCACACCCATCAGTCGAATAACCAAACGGCCGAAAAGGATCCGTTTTCCACCGTCCGGCAATCGGACACCGTGGCGTTCGGCTGGAAAACGAAAttgtcgaagaaaaaaatcgccaAAATAACCAATTCTTGCgcgccatttttgaaaaagatggGCGTCATCGTTTAG
- the LOC124190781 gene encoding ankyrin repeat and protein kinase domain-containing protein 1-like, translating to MSNEVRNLDLDNKLGEGRYGIVCKGIWCEKSVAVKRIQLIHIASNTQGEEALQGLDHSNVIKLFHAESDANFRYYYLELCNASLEKLFLKDGHKNKYRGPMPPSLTVLYQLAVGLEYIHKMGLLHRDLKPENVLIWEDPKKGDVLLKWADFGLCKPVNERGSYSMSGVRGTFDWLAPEILNLFNDEENSQSESETTSTTVKRGTIQSDVFSEGLVFGYFLLDGRHPFGLRHQIQTHILENKPVNLDKIQSKCARELILRMLKENIADRITSSEVAELLKQVKSQLETQLFALCSRDTYPSLEEVTHFLQEGMDINCTNKEGMSPLLYLAKEKNNEHNNLVEILQLLIQHGIKMNSTTTGGWNVLLFLCRHYQKENVIEIIRILIQHGIEMNCKTSGGWNSLHFLCLFYEKENLIEIIQFLIQHGVEVNCKTNNGSNALTLLCEFYQKENLIEIIRLLIQHEIEIDCRTSCGWNPLTLLCEFYQKENLIELIQLLIQQGIDVNWKTSGGWNALLLLCRYSQTKNLIEIIQLLIQHGIDVNCKNDNGWNALTLLCQNYSEENLMEIIQLLIENGIEVNSTTKSGSNALTLLCEFYEKENLIELIRLLIRHGIEVNCSTSGGWNAITLLSKFYQKANLIEIIRLMMQSGCNVDPETQSVF from the exons ATGTCGAACGAAGTGAGGAATTTGGATCTCGACAACAAGTTGGGTGAAGGACGTTATGGAATCGTATGTAAAGGTATATGGTGTGAAAAATCGGTGGCCGTCAAGcgaattcaattaattcataTCGCAAGCAACAcacaaggagaagaagcgtTGCAGGGACTTGATCACTCGAATGTCATCAAATTGTTTCACGCCGAGAGTGACGCAAATTtcag ATATTATTATCTTGAATTGTGCAACGCttctttggaaaaattatttttgaaagacgGGCACAAGAATAAATACCGTGGGCCGATGCCCCCATCGCTAACGGTCCTTTATCAATTAGCTGTCGGACTGGAGTATATTCACAAAATGGGACTGTTGCATCGCGACCTCAAACCTGAAAACGTCCTCATCTGGGAAGATCCCAAAAAGGGAGACGTTTTATTGAAATGGGCTGATTTTGGACTGTGTAAACCGGTGAATGAGCGAGGGTCTTACTCTATGAGCGGAGTCAGAGGTACCTTTGACTGGCTAGCACCTGAAATTCTGAACTTATTTAATGACGAAGAAAACAGCCAGTCTGAAAGtgaaacaacatcaacaacagtTAAACGAGGAACTATCCAAAGTGATGTGTTTTCAGAAGGCCTCGTCTTCGGCTACTTTCTGTTAGATGGCCGTCACCCTTTCGGTTTACgtcatcaaattcaaactcaCATACTTGAAAATAAACCAGTTAATCTGGATA aaatacaatcGAAATGTGCACGTGAACTGATCCTGAGAATGCTAAAGGAAAATATCGCGGATAGAATAACATCATCAGAAGTTGCAGAACTCCTCAAACAAGTTAAA AGTCAACTTGAAACCCAGTTATTCGCCCTTTGTTCGCGTGATACCTATCCAAGTTTGGAAGAAGTAACACATTTTCTACAGGAAGGTATGGATATCAATTGCACAAATAAAGAAGGAATGTCACCCCTTCTTTATCTggcgaaggaaaaaaacaatgaacaCAATAATTTAGTGGAAATACTTCAACTTTTGATTCAACatggaatcaaaatgaattccaCGACCACCGGTGGATGGaatgttcttcttttcttgtgtcgacattaccaaaaagaaaatgtaatagaaataattagaattttgattcaacacggaattgaaatgaattgcaAGACCAGTGGAGGATGGAATTCTCTTCATTTCCTATgtcttttttatgaaaaagaaaatttgatcgaaataatccaatttttaattcaacacGGAGTCGAAGTCAATTGCAAGACCAACAACGGATCAAATGCCCTAACTTTACTATGCgaattttatcaaaaagaaaatttgatcgaaataattcgacttttgattcaacacgaaataGAAATCGATTGTAGAACCAGCTGCGGATGGAACCCCCTAACGTTACTATGCgaattttatcaaaaagaaaatttgattgaattaattcaacttttaattcaacaaGGAATAGATGTCAATTGGAAGACCAGCGGCGGATGGAATGCTCTCCTTTTATTGTGTCGATattcccaaacaaaaaatttgattgaaataattcaactttTGATTCAACACGGAATCGACGTCAATTGCAAGAATGACAACGGATGGAACGCTCTCACTTTATTGTGTCAGAATTATAGCGAAGAAAATTTAATGGAAATAATTCAACTATTAATTGAAAACGGAATCGAAGTCAATTCCACGACTAAGAGCGGATCGAATGCTCTTACTTTATTATGcgaattttatgaaaaagaaaatttgattgaattaattcGACTCTTGATTCGACACGGAATAGAAGTCAATTGCAGTACCAGTGGTGGATGGAATGCCATCACTTTATTAAGCAAATTTTATCAAAAGgcaaatttaattgaaattattcgACTGATGATGCAAAGTGGGTGCAATGTGGATCCAGAAACACAGTCGGTGTTCTAA
- the LOC124190779 gene encoding ankyrin repeat domain-containing protein 50-like — translation MSKMSQIFDLKKKLGEGRYGIVCKGDWDGKTVAVKRIQLHQCCNQEEEAMKKLDHPNVVKFFHAESDENFRYYCLELCDGSLDQVLSKDKDPEKFLQAHPMLKQLCNILQLATGLEYIHKQGLIHRDLKPENVLIKETLMKWADFGLSKQVNERGTCSMSEIKGTREWLAPELLKQLVTEEEITQRGTIQSDMFAEGLVFGYYLSNGLHPFGSRHKIHSNILKNKLINLDKCQPCAYDIIKRMLEGKPEDRINSSDVAELIYEKLVTQKQFMDLCSSDTYPSLMDIKYFLEKSVDVNFVNPEGWTPLLYLAKAKKDVGDNNLVEIVRHFIKNGVNLGQTLFFARSNVLHLFCRYYKKDNLIDIIRLLIEHEMEINCKETFEDNALTILCFHYQKENLVEIIQLLIQHGIDVNCKDSNGDNALTLLCSNYQNENLIDIIQLLIHHGIEINSTTKGGSNALISLCQNKNVFNCKNHSETNAVIADSHKRENSIAIIRLLIHHGISVTCTDDSGDNALIYLCDNEEAENFIEIIEILIQHGIDINFKNSSGLNALMMLLCQRKQKQNLIEIIQYLIHHGIDVNCKDSSGWNALHYLSSFYQHENVIEIILYLIQQGIDVNDRCDDGSNALHCLTRNYGNENLTEIILFLIESGIEVDCKDNNEENALTLLCRNYQNENLIDIIQLLIQHGIDVNCKNFSGWNALHCLSHYYQNESLIEIFRLLIKYGIEVNCETEHHKNALLLLFGVRYQKENLIEIIRLLIRHGIEVNCKKNKRGDVLHLLYSYYQNENLIEITRLLIEHGIDVNYKNHRGHNALYYLFRYYKEENIIEITQLLIQYGIEVNCEDGYMNNVLHYLCTFYQEDNLIDLIRLLIRQGIDVNCNGRFGRRALDILCQFYTKDNLVDIVQIFLQYEMEVDGEDDWERNKKYYGLWSYREKDYSDFKKNMHSLCQSDQKENLNEIIRLLMENCCVVTPYTLTCISYEMRKERRHEIVKYIARCCGKVHIEKEWIQHMTQGFF, via the exons ATGTCGAAAATGTCGCAGATTTtcgatctaaaaaaaaaattaggggaGGGTCGTTATGGTATCGTTTGCAAAGGAGACTGGGATGGAAAAACGGTGGCCGTCAAGCGAATTCAACTGCATCAGTGCTgcaaccaagaagaagaagcaatgAAAAAACTCGATCATCCCAATGtcgtaaaattttttcacgCCGAGAGTGACGAGAATTTCAG ATATTACTGTCTTGAATTGTGTGATGGTTCGTTGGACCAAGTTTTATCTAAAGACAAGGACCCAGAAAAATTCTTGCAGGCCCACCCAATGTTAAAACAACTGTGTAATATTCTCCAATTAGCTACTGGCCTGGAATACATTCACAAACAGGGACTGATCCACCGTGATCTCAAGCCGGAAAACGTTCTAATTAAAGAAACTCTGATGAAATGGGCTGATTTCGGACTGAGTAAACAAGTGAATGAAAGAGGGACTTGTTCTATGAGTGAAATCAAGGGGACAAGGGAATGGTTAGCACCAGAATTATTGAAACAACTCGTcaccgaagaagaaataacgcAAAGGGGAACAATCCAAAGCGATATGTTTGCAGAAGGCCTTGTCTTTGGATATTATCTTTCAAATGGTCTTCATCCGTTCGGTTCTCGTCACAAAATTCACTCTAACATACTTAAAAACAAACTAATTAATCTAGATA AATGTCAACCATGTGCGTATGACATAATCAAGAGAATGTTAGAAGGAAAGCCGGAAGATCGAATCAATTCGTCAGATGTCGCTGAACTAATTTacgaaaag CTTGTGACACAAAAACAGTTTATGGACTTATGTTCGAGTGATACTTATCCTAGTTTAATGGATATCAAATACTTTCTGGAAAAAAGTGTGGATGTCAACTTTGTCAATCCTGAAGGATGGACTCCCCTTTTATATCTGGCAAAAGCAAAAAAGGATGTTGGCGATAACAATTTGGTTGAAATAGTGCGGCACTTCATAAAGAATGGAGTTAACCTTGGTCAAACTTTGTTCTTCGCCagatcaaatgtcttgcatTTATTTTGTCGCTAttataaaaaagacaatttaatAGACATAATTCGACTTCTGATCGAACACGAAATGGAAATCAATTGCAAGGAGACCTTCGAAGATAATGCTCTAACTATATTGTgttttcattatcaaaaagaaaatttggttgaaatcattcaacttttaattcaaCATGGAATCGACGTCAATTGCAAAGACAGCAACGGAGATAACGCACTTACTTTATTGTGCAGCAATTATCAAAACGAAAACTTAATTGATATAATTCAACTTTTGATTCATCACGGAATTGAGATCAATTCCACGACAAAGGGCGGATCGAATGCTCTCATTTCATtgtgtcaaaacaaaaatgttttcaattgcAAGAATCACAGCGAAACTAACGCTGTAATTGCCGATAGTCACAAACGGgaaaattcaattgcaatCATTCGACTACTTATTCACCACGGAATCAGTGTAACTTGCACGGATGACAGCGGAGATAATGCTCTCATTTATTTGTGTGACAATGAGGAAGCAGagaatttcattgaaataattgaaattttgattcaacaTGGAATTGATATCAATTTTAAGAATAGCTCTGGACTGAATGCTCTCATGATGTTGTTGTGTCAACGTAAACAAAAgcagaatttaattgaaattattcagTATTTGATTCACCATGGAATCGACGTCAATTGCAAAGACTCAAGCGGGTGGAATGCACTTCActatttgtcttctttttatcaacatgaaaatgtaattgaaattattctaTATTTGATTCAGCAAGGAATCGATGTCAATGACAGGTGCGACGACGGATCAAATGCCCTTCACTGTTTGACTCGTAATTATGGTAATGAAAATTTAACTGAAATAATTCTATTTCTGATCGAAAGCGGAATTGAAGTTGATTGCAAGGATAATAACGAAGAAAACGCACTTACGTTATTGTGCCGAAattatcaaaacgaaaatttaattgatatAATTCAACTTTTGATTCAACACGGAATCGATGTCAATTGCAAAAACTTCAGCGGGTGGAATGCACTTCACTGTTTGTCTcattattatcaaaatgaaagtttaattgaaatttttcggcTTTTGATTAAATATGGAATCGAAGTCAACTGCGAAACGGAACACCACAAGAATGCTCTGCTTTTGTTATTTGGGGTAagatatcaaaaagaaaatctaattgaaataattcgaCTTTTAATTCGACACGGAATCGAAGTCAAttgcaagaaaaacaaaaggggtgATGTCCTTCACCTTTTGTATAgttattatcaaaatgaaaatttaattgaaattactcgacttttgattgaacACGGAATCGATGTCAACTACAAGAACCATCGTGGACACAATGCCCTTTACTATTTGTTTCGATattataaagaagaaaatatcattGAAATAACCCAACTATTAATTCAATATGGAATAGAAGTGAATTGCGAAGACGGTTACATGAATaatgttttacattatttatgCACATTTTATCAAGAAGACAATTTAATTGACTTAATACGACTTTTGATTCGACAAGGAATCGATGTCAACTGCAATGGTCGCTTTGGAAGAAGAGCCCTTGATATCTTGTGTCAATTCTACACCAAAGACAATTTAGTGGatattgttcaaatttttcttcagtaTGAAATGGAAGTTGATGGTGAAGACGACtgggaaagaaataagaaatattatGGCTTGTGGTCTTATAGAGAGAAAGATTACAgcgactttaaaaaaaacatgcatTCCTTGTGCCAAAgtgatcaaaaagaaaatttaaatgaaataattcgaCTTCTAATGGAAAATTGTTGCGTTGTGACGCCATATACGCTAACTTGCATCTCAtatgaaatgagaaaagaaagacgacatgaaattgtgaaatacaTCGCAAGGTGTTGCGGTAAGGTACACATCGAAAAAGAATGGATCCAACATATGacacaaggttttttttaa
- the LOC124190783 gene encoding uncharacterized protein LOC124190783, with translation MKRATFKALVPVLLTQLAVAVVGLDGDNLAKEYGAKIQKDKNRNSMSEFGSGQTEEFDELNPNGRYSEFWPMRWPNKPNQPKSNHKTANHKSKPHFPIPAHSYFAPIIYNHASAFKPYVSLYVPKKTPSYDRPTSVSPTAYYTESLIYGYTTPSYPSPTFSPSPYFPPENMDSTIDPSSRPQYPSIFYNDLKKEPESTQNNVGTEFVNDDSDFPKFDDFLKQSLSFQHFRP, from the exons atgaaACGCGCCACATTCAAA GCTTTAGTTCCTGTCCTACTGACTCAATTAGCTGTGGCAGTCGTCGGGCTCGATGGCGACAATTTGGCGAAAGAATACGGCGCGAAGattcaaaaagataaaaacagaaaCTCGATGAGTGAATTTGGAAGTGGTCAGACAGAGGAGTTTGACGAACTTAACCCCAACGGGCGCTACAGTGAATTTTGGCCAATGAGATGGCCCAACAAGCCAAATCAACCGAAATCAAATCACAAAACAGCAAATCACAAATCTAAGCCACATTTCCCTATTCCAGCTCACAGCTATTTCGCTCCGATTATTTACAACCATGCATCAGCATTCAAACCTTATGTTTCACTTTACGTTCCTAAGAAGACTCCCAGTTACGACCGCCCTACTTCCGTCTCTCCtacagcttactacaccgaatcaCTGATTTACGGTTACACAACGCCATCTTATCCATCACCGACTTTTTCACCTTCGCCTTACTTTCCTCCGGAGAACATGGATTCCACCATCGACCCATCATCACGACCTCAATACCCGTCGATATTCtacaatgatttaaaaaaagagccggAATCAACTCAGAATAATGTAGGCACAGAATTTGTTAATGACGATAGCGATTTTCCCAAGTTTGACGATTTCTTAAAACAGAGTTTGAGTTTTCAGCACTTCAGACCTTGA